A window of Chromohalobacter canadensis genomic DNA:
CTGGGCTTCAACCTGGTCGGCTATGGCTGCACCACCTGCATCGGCAACTCCGGCCCCTTGCACGAGCCGATCGAGAAAGCCATCGACGAAGGCGATCTGACGGTGGCCTCGGTGCTCTCCGGCAACCGCAACTTCGAAGGCCGTATCCATCCGCTGGTGCCCACCAACTGGCTGGCATCACCGCCCCTGGTCGTGGCGTATGCCCTGGCCGGCAACATGCGCATCGATCTTTCCAAGGATCCGCTGGGCAATGACAAGGATGGCAACCCGGTGTACCTGAAGGATGTCTGGCCCAGCCAGGCGGAAATCGCCGAAGCCGTCGAACAGGTCCGGACCGAGATGTATCGCAAGGAGTACAGCGAGGTCTTCGAGGGTGATGAGATCTGGAAGTCGCTCGAGGTACCGGAAAGCGATGTCTATGCGTGGAACAACAAGTCCACCTACATCCAGCATCCGCCGTTCTTCGAAGGCATGGGCAAGGAGCCTGCGCCGTTGGAAGACGTCAAAGATGCCAACGTGTTGGCCATGTTCGGCGACTCGGTGACCACCGACCACATCTCGCCCGCCGGCGCGATCAAGCCGGACAGCCCCGCCGGCCGTTATCTGCAGGAAAACGGCGTCAAGCCCATGGATTTCAACTCCTATGGCTCGCGGCGCGGCAATCACGAAGTGATGATGCGCGGCACCTTCGCCAACGTACGCATCAAAAACGAGATGCTCGATGACGTCGTCGGCGGCTATACCCGCCATGTGCCCAGCGGCGAGCAAATGGCGATCTACGATGCGGCGATGAAATACGTCGAGCAAGACACGCCGCTGGTCGTGGTTGCCGGCAAGGAATACGGCACCGGCTCGAGCCGCGACTGGGCGGCCAAGGGCACGCGCCTGCTGGGCGTGCGCGCCGTACTCGCCGAATCCTACGAGCGCATCCACCGCTCCAACCTGATCGGTATGGGCGTGTTGCCGCTGCAATTCCCCGAGGGCGAGGACCGCAAGTCGCTCGGCATGACCGGCGACGAAAAGATCTCCATCGAGGGCATCGCCGATATCGAGCCCGGCGCCAAGGTCAAGGTGACCATCGCCTCCGATAAAGGTGAGAAGAAGATCGAAGCGCTGTGCCGCATCGATACCGCCAACGAGATGGCCTATTACCGTCACGGCGGCATCCTGCACTACGTGCTGCGTAGCATGCTTTGATCGCTTCGCGCTGAGTTAGCGCCATGAGAAACACCCCGTCGGCATTGCCGGCGGGGTGTTTTTTGTCGATGGGTCGAGAGGCGTGCGTTTAGAAGGCGCGGCGCCGATAGGCGCGATAACGCGGATACCAGAAGTGACGTTCGATGGCGTCCCACAGCGCCTCATCGCTAGAGGACAGCGCGACTTCTTCCTCCTGAGCCTGCTTGGCGACGGCGAAGGCGATGTCCTTGCTGATCTCGCGGATGTCACCCAACGAGGGCAACAAAGCCCCCTTGCCGGTCTTGACGATGGGCGCGCCTTGGGCCAATGCATTGGAAGCCGCCATCAGCATCTTGTCGGTGACACGGGACGCATTGGTCGCCACGACCCCAAGGCCGATGCCTGGGAAGATATAGGCGTTGTTGCACTGAGCGATCGCCACGTCGCGCTCGCCGACGCGCACCGTCGGGAAGGGGCTGCCCGTCGCCACCAGCGCTTCGCCCTGGGTCCAGTCGAGAAGATCTTGGGGGACAGCCTCGACCTTGGAGGTCGGATTGGAAAGCGGCATCACCAGCGGCTGGGCACAGCCGGCGTGCAGCGTCTTGATCACTTCCTCGGTGAACAGGCCGCTCTGACCGGAGACCCCGATCAACACGCTGGGCTTGGCATTGCGCACCACGTCGAGCAGGTCACGGGCCTGGGTATCCCAATCGCTCAAGGTGGCGGTCTCATGCGCCAGACGCTGCTGGAAGTCGTAGAGCCCGTCCATGTCACTGGTCAGCAATCCGAAACGGTCGACCATGTAGACACGACGGCGCGCCTCGGCCTCACTCAGGCCTTCCATGGTCATCGCCACGACGATCTGCTCGGCAATACCGCAGCCCGCCGAGCCGGCCCCGAGAAACGCGATGGTCTGATCCTTGAGCGCCTCGCCCTTGGTCTTGCAGGCCGCCAGCAACGTACCTACGCACACCGCCGCCGTACCCTGGATGTCGTCGTTGAAGCAGCACAGCTGGTCGCGATAACGCTCGAGCAACGGCATGGCGTTGGTCTGGGCGAAGTCCTCGAACTGCAACAGCACGTTGGGCCAGCGCCGTTGCAACGCCTCCATGAACATGCCGATGAACTCGTCGTACTCTTCCTGACTGACCCGCGGGTGGCGCCAGCCCATGTACATGGGATCGTCGAGCAGTTTCTGATTGTTAGTGCCCACATCGAGCACGATGGGCAATGTGTAAGCCGGGCTGATGCCGCCACAGGCGGTATAAAGCGACAGTTTGCCGATGGGAATGCCCATGCCACCGATGCCCTGATCGCCCAGTCCCAGGATGCGCTCACCGTCGGTGGCCACGATCACGCGCACCTTGTCCTTGGTAGCGCTACGCAGGATGTCGTCCATGCGGTGACGATCGGGATAAGAGATGAAGAGCCCGCGGTGGTTACGGTAAATATTGGAGAACTCTTCGCATGCCTCCCCCACCGTGGGGGTATAAATGATCGGCAGCATTTCCTCGAGATGCTCTTCCAGTAGACGGAAGAACAGCGTCTCGTTGTCGTCCTGAATCGCCCGCAGATAAATGTGCTTGTCGAGGTTGTTCTGACAAAGAGTGTATTGGTGATAAGCGCGCTCGAGTTGCTCTTCGATGCTCTCGACATTCTGCGGCAACAGGCCCACCAAATTGAACTCGACACGCTCTTCACTGGTAAAGGCGCTGCCCTTGTTGAGTAGCGGCATCTCCAGCAGTGAGGGGCCGGCATAAGGAATATAAAGGGGACGCTTGGATGTTTCGCTCATCGTTTGCCTCACGCAGGTGACGGAACTCGGAGCTCTAGGGCTCCGCACGGCTCGAGCTTAACTATATCACGCCGCCTTGCCACCCGCGCACGCCACAAAGACGCACGGCGTCCCGAAGGACGCCGTGCATCATTTGCGCATATCGATTCTATGGCTCAGCCACTGCGAGTTACGGGACGTGAAGGGCCTGAGAAGAACAACGGGCGCAATTTGACGCCCAGCATGTTGCCGGCAAACGCCGCGACCAACCACAGCCAGCCGTGCAAGCTGCCCGACGAAATGCCGCCGAAATAGGCGCCGATGTTGCACCCGAACGCGAGGCGCGCCCCATAACCCAGCAGGAACCCGCCGATGGCTGCCGCTACTACGGAGCGTAACGGAATGTTGAATTTCGGCGCGAAACGGCCCGCCAGCGCCGCTGCGGCCATCGCCCCCAGAATGATGCCCACGTTCATGACCGTGGTGATATCGCTCCAGACGTTGGCGTTCAAGGCCGCCTCATTGCCGGCCGCCTGCCAATACCCCCAACCGCTGACATCGCCGCCCAAGGCTTCGAAGCCCTTGGCGCCCCACAGCGCGAATGCCGAGGTAATGCCCCATGGGCGTCCGGCGAGCGCCAGCGTGATGAAATTGAGCACCGCCAGTCCCACTGCGCCGGCCAATAGCGGCCAAGGGCCTTGCAGCCAGCGCGAGCGACCGGCCTCGACCTGCGGCGCCCGTTCGAGCTGACCGTGCCGGCGCTTCTCCATGGCCACCGTCAACGCTGCGATCGCGGCGAACAACGTCAGGCTGACGACGATACCGCCGCCCACGCCGAACAAGCCATGCAGCGACGTCGGCTGGAACGCCGGCAACGTCTGCCACCAGGCAAAATGCGCCGTGCCGACCAAGGAGCCGATAATGAAGAAAACCAGGGTAATCACCATGCGCGCATTACCGCCGCCCACCGTGAACAAGGTGCCCGAGGCGCAACCACCGCCCAATTGCATGCCCAGACCGAACAGGAAGGCCCCCACTAGAACCGAGACCCCGATGGGCGAGATATAACCAGAGACCGGTGTACCGAACAGCGTGCCCGCGCCGAGAGCAGGAAAGAACAGCACCACCGCCAAGGCCAACATGACCATCTGCGCGCGCAGGCCTCGCCCGCGCCGCTCGGTGATGAACACGCGCCACGCGGAAGTAAAGCCGAACGCGGCATGATAGAGCACCATGCCCAAGGCGCCCCCTACGATCATGAGCAGCCCCTTGGCCACCCCGAAAGCCGTGCCTACGGCCAGAGCGCCCAGGAGCAAGACTATCGCCGCCGCCAATGCCAACGGTGGCACGCCGCGACGAGACGTCAGCGAAGCGGACGAAACGCTAGATGCGTCAGGCATCACACCCTCCTGTCATCGTTTGAATGGAAATTGTTGTCTATCTTAGCGTCTGCCCAGACCTTTTAAAAATTCATAAAACGCATTCACGCTATAGCGTTTGGCAATATAAAAGGCCCATGTCTCACGACACGGGCCTTGGCAGCGCGCAAGATGCGCCGATAAGAAAAGCAGATGTGGCGTTACACGAAACGCCCCAGGCCAGCGACCTCTCGCACACGCTCCATGAGGGGTTGCGCCTCGGCGCGTGCCTTTTCGGCGCCCTGCTTGAGCACGTTCTCGATATGCCCGGGATCCTCGAGCAGGGCGTTATACCGCTCGCGAGGTTCACTCAGATGTGCGTTGAGGTATTCGAAGACCCGGTCCTTGGCTTCGCCCCAGCCGATGCCGTTCTCGTAGTCGGCCCGCATGGTGGCGGTTTCTTCGGCGGAGGCAAACGCCGAGAAGATCTGGAACAGCGTGCAGCTGTCGGGATCCTTGGGCTCGCCGGGCTCCAGGGAGTTGGTCTTGATCTTGCGCACCAGCTTCTGGAGCTTCTTCTCCGAGACGAACAGCGGGATGGTGTTGTTGTAACTCTTGGACATCTTGCGGCCATCGAGCCCGTTCAATACCTCCATCTTGTCGTCGACCACCGCTTCGGGCAGCGTGAAATACTGGCCCTTGTAGAGATGGTTGAAGCGTCCGCCCATATCGCGCGCCATCTCGATATGCTGGATCTGGTCGCGCCCCACCGGGACTTTATTGGCATTGAACATCAGGATATCCGCCGCCATCAGCACCGGGTAACCGAACAGCCCCATGCTCACGCCTTTATCCATATCCTGATGGCCGAGCTCTTCGTTCTCGGCCATCGCCGCCTTGTAGGCATGGGCGCGGTTCATCAGCCCCTTGGCGCAGACGCAGGACAGCATCCAGGTCAGCTCGGGGATTTCGGGAATGTCCGACTGACGATAGAAAACGGCGTTGTCGGTATCCAGGCCCAGCGCCAGCCAGGTGGCGGCGATTTCCAGGCGCGATTGCTGCACGCGCTTAGGATCCTGACACTTGATCAACGCATGCAGGTCAGCAAGAAAGTAGAAGGAATCCACATCGGGACGCTGGCTGGCCTCGATGGCCGGTTTGATGGCCCCGACATAGTTGCCGAGATGCGGGGTACCGGTGGTGGTGATGCCGGTCAGAACGCGTGTCTTGGTCATGAAATTGGGCTGATCGCAACAAAATGTGAGAATCCGCCCAGTGTACAACGACGTCCCGGCCAAGGCGACCGGGCCTAGCCGGAACGTCCTGGTCCATCGCTATGCCATCAGGCTCTTGGGGTCGACCGCATCCAGACCGAATGCCTGGGCCACCGCCGGATGCGTGATGTGTCCGGCATGCACGTTGAGTCCCTTGAGGAAGTGAGGATCTTCCGCCAGGGCGCCTTGCCAGCCTTTGTCGGCCAATGCCAGTACGAACGGCAAGGTGGCGTTGGTCAACGCTTGAGTGGAAGTGCGCGCCACGGCGCCGGGCATGTTGGCGACGCAGTAATGCACCACACCATCCACGACATAGGTAGGATCGGCATGGGTCGTCGCGCGACTCGTCTCGAAGCAGCCGCCCTGATCGATGGCCACGTCCACCAGCACACTACCCGGACGCATATCACCAAGCATCTTGCGGGTGATCAATTTGGGCGCCTGCGCACCTGGCACTAGCACCGCTCCGACGACGATATCCGACTCGCGGGCCGCCGTTTCCAAGGCATCCGCCGTCGAGTACACGGTATTCAGACGCCCTTGATAGCGATGATCGAGCACTTCCAGCCGCTCCAGCGACTTGTCGAGCACGGTGACATCCGCTCCCAGCCCCAGCGCCATGCGCGCGGCGTTCTCCCCGACCACGCCACCGCCGATCACGGTGACCTTGGCCGGCGCCACGCCGGGCACCCCTGGAATCAGAATACCCGCACCGCCTTGTGCTTTTTCCAGGCTATGTGCACCGGCCTGGATGGCCATACGGCCGGCGACGCAACTCATCGGCGCCAGAAGCGGCAAACCGCCTTCTTCGTCGGTGATCGTCTCGTAGGCGATGCAGGTAGCTTCACTGTCCATCAGCCCCCGTGTCAGCGACTCCTCGGCGGCCAAATGCAGGTAGGTGAACAGCGTATGGCTCGGCTTGAGGCGCTTGACCTCCTCCGGCTGAGGCTCTTTCACCTTGACGATCAGCTCGGCGTTATCCCATAGCGCGTCGATATCTTGCTCGATACGCGCCCCTGACGCTTCATATTCAGCGTCAGGGAAACCGGCTCCCTCACCTGCCGATGCCTGCACTGCCACGCGATGCCCGCGTGCCACAAGCTCGCGCACCACGCTTGGCGTCAAGGCGACACGATATTCATGGTTCTTGATTTCCTTGGGTACGGCAATTTTCATGGCGCCTCCGCTTCACGACGTGATCAAAATAGGCTCAACGTCTATCCATTACAGCACACGCACAGGAATCGGAGGGAGGTAGGAGACAAAACGGGATGACGTGCTATAAAGCAACACTTCTATAGAAAACTTTACGCCGACAGCGTCCATGGCCGAACGATTTGCGCCGGCCATGCCATGCATACCCTACTCGCCGCAGTTGGGACGTACCTGGCCA
This region includes:
- a CDS encoding NAD-dependent malic enzyme encodes the protein MSETSKRPLYIPYAGPSLLEMPLLNKGSAFTSEERVEFNLVGLLPQNVESIEEQLERAYHQYTLCQNNLDKHIYLRAIQDDNETLFFRLLEEHLEEMLPIIYTPTVGEACEEFSNIYRNHRGLFISYPDRHRMDDILRSATKDKVRVIVATDGERILGLGDQGIGGMGIPIGKLSLYTACGGISPAYTLPIVLDVGTNNQKLLDDPMYMGWRHPRVSQEEYDEFIGMFMEALQRRWPNVLLQFEDFAQTNAMPLLERYRDQLCCFNDDIQGTAAVCVGTLLAACKTKGEALKDQTIAFLGAGSAGCGIAEQIVVAMTMEGLSEAEARRRVYMVDRFGLLTSDMDGLYDFQQRLAHETATLSDWDTQARDLLDVVRNAKPSVLIGVSGQSGLFTEEVIKTLHAGCAQPLVMPLSNPTSKVEAVPQDLLDWTQGEALVATGSPFPTVRVGERDVAIAQCNNAYIFPGIGLGVVATNASRVTDKMLMAASNALAQGAPIVKTGKGALLPSLGDIREISKDIAFAVAKQAQEEEVALSSSDEALWDAIERHFWYPRYRAYRRRAF
- a CDS encoding YeeE/YedE family protein, which translates into the protein MPDASSVSSASLTSRRGVPPLALAAAIVLLLGALAVGTAFGVAKGLLMIVGGALGMVLYHAAFGFTSAWRVFITERRGRGLRAQMVMLALAVVLFFPALGAGTLFGTPVSGYISPIGVSVLVGAFLFGLGMQLGGGCASGTLFTVGGGNARMVITLVFFIIGSLVGTAHFAWWQTLPAFQPTSLHGLFGVGGGIVVSLTLFAAIAALTVAMEKRRHGQLERAPQVEAGRSRWLQGPWPLLAGAVGLAVLNFITLALAGRPWGITSAFALWGAKGFEALGGDVSGWGYWQAAGNEAALNANVWSDITTVMNVGIILGAMAAAALAGRFAPKFNIPLRSVVAAAIGGFLLGYGARLAFGCNIGAYFGGISSGSLHGWLWLVAAFAGNMLGVKLRPLFFSGPSRPVTRSG
- a CDS encoding tryptophan--tRNA ligase, which translates into the protein MTKTRVLTGITTTGTPHLGNYVGAIKPAIEASQRPDVDSFYFLADLHALIKCQDPKRVQQSRLEIAATWLALGLDTDNAVFYRQSDIPEIPELTWMLSCVCAKGLMNRAHAYKAAMAENEELGHQDMDKGVSMGLFGYPVLMAADILMFNANKVPVGRDQIQHIEMARDMGGRFNHLYKGQYFTLPEAVVDDKMEVLNGLDGRKMSKSYNNTIPLFVSEKKLQKLVRKIKTNSLEPGEPKDPDSCTLFQIFSAFASAEETATMRADYENGIGWGEAKDRVFEYLNAHLSEPRERYNALLEDPGHIENVLKQGAEKARAEAQPLMERVREVAGLGRFV
- the ald gene encoding alanine dehydrogenase → MKIAVPKEIKNHEYRVALTPSVVRELVARGHRVAVQASAGEGAGFPDAEYEASGARIEQDIDALWDNAELIVKVKEPQPEEVKRLKPSHTLFTYLHLAAEESLTRGLMDSEATCIAYETITDEEGGLPLLAPMSCVAGRMAIQAGAHSLEKAQGGAGILIPGVPGVAPAKVTVIGGGVVGENAARMALGLGADVTVLDKSLERLEVLDHRYQGRLNTVYSTADALETAARESDIVVGAVLVPGAQAPKLITRKMLGDMRPGSVLVDVAIDQGGCFETSRATTHADPTYVVDGVVHYCVANMPGAVARTSTQALTNATLPFVLALADKGWQGALAEDPHFLKGLNVHAGHITHPAVAQAFGLDAVDPKSLMA